A section of the Bifidobacterium sp. ESL0745 genome encodes:
- a CDS encoding YhcH/YjgK/YiaL family protein has product MENGNAKSYRTDPKVRARIDKTIAYLISHESELAAKPDGSYPLDDSIVLLLQSYDTADYDTISYESHYDHIDLHYMLSGEEYVRWWDTGTVEPNTEYNKENDIIFYPHPEHHNRALLTDHHYVLVYPEDMHAARGMVDGKPQHVHKIVVKISVL; this is encoded by the coding sequence ATGGAAAACGGGAATGCGAAATCGTATCGCACGGATCCCAAAGTCCGCGCCCGCATCGACAAGACCATCGCCTATCTGATCAGCCACGAAAGCGAGCTGGCCGCCAAGCCGGACGGAAGCTATCCGCTCGACGATTCCATCGTCCTGCTGCTGCAGAGCTACGATACCGCCGATTACGACACTATCAGCTACGAAAGCCACTACGACCACATCGACCTGCACTACATGCTTTCCGGCGAGGAATACGTGCGCTGGTGGGACACCGGCACGGTGGAGCCGAACACGGAATACAACAAGGAAAACGACATCATTTTCTATCCGCACCCAGAGCACCACAACCGGGCGCTTCTGACCGACCACCATTACGTGCTGGTCTACCCCGAAGACATGCACGCCGCGCGCGGCATGGTCGACGGCAAGCCGCAACACGTGCATAAGATCGTCGTCAAGATTTCCGTACTCTGA
- a CDS encoding type II toxin-antitoxin system RelB/DinJ family antitoxin produces the protein MTAVARTRIQISTKKTLKEQAEQLFDSLGIDLGTAVNLFLAQSVRDGGLPFRPTTATPFEQSILKTAQEQPIHAGSIDEMKDIINNA, from the coding sequence ATGACGGCAGTAGCACGCACACGCATACAAATCAGCACCAAGAAAACCCTTAAGGAACAAGCAGAACAGCTTTTTGATTCCCTCGGCATCGATCTGGGCACCGCAGTCAATCTATTTCTAGCCCAATCGGTACGTGATGGAGGCCTGCCTTTCAGACCCACCACAGCTACGCCATTCGAACAGTCGATACTCAAAACCGCGCAGGAACAGCCGATTCACGCAGGCAGCATCGACGAGATGAAGGACATCATCAATAATGCTTGA
- a CDS encoding gluconate:proton symporter yields the protein MKGGNLTIAFFSMAVLWTGIYFIAVAFGIAKPFNFITDIFSTPAVNYGSTAVQIILGAWFGRVLVDTGIAAGISKLTVRVGKDKPVIATILIALVTCLIFTSAYGVGSAVAIGSILFPIMGSLGVPKKIAVPVFTLSIGAAMWINSVIFVQFQPFFQGYKSPDGQVVAWGDHYLRFGIAAMVIQMIVIILFILVRSKTIRNGKPYEIGGVGNDKEWAKVSPVTYVLPIVPAALSIFFKWPAVPSLLLATILAFLLTGNMNSMKKLVSIIGSTAKTAIGDIGGLLIMLFCLMMFQAAAIKAVGVVTPMLAHVIPNNELILIIIVLVLAPLALFRGPLELYGAGAATITLLLSLGTFNVWFLYALMVIPSMIGISACFTQSWNAWSLEYTGLDTKTFLFNGVPVAWISSIFIMAAASVLLF from the coding sequence GTGAAAGGCGGAAACCTTACCATCGCGTTCTTCTCGATGGCAGTGCTCTGGACGGGCATCTACTTCATCGCCGTGGCGTTCGGCATTGCCAAACCGTTTAATTTCATTACGGACATCTTCTCGACGCCCGCCGTGAATTACGGTTCCACCGCCGTGCAGATCATCCTCGGCGCTTGGTTCGGACGCGTGCTGGTCGATACCGGCATCGCCGCCGGCATCAGCAAGCTCACGGTCCGCGTCGGCAAGGACAAGCCCGTCATCGCCACCATCCTGATCGCCCTGGTCACCTGCCTCATCTTCACCAGCGCGTACGGCGTCGGTTCCGCAGTGGCCATCGGCTCGATCCTCTTCCCCATCATGGGCTCGCTCGGCGTTCCCAAGAAGATCGCCGTCCCCGTCTTCACGCTTTCCATCGGCGCGGCGATGTGGATCAACAGCGTCATCTTCGTACAGTTCCAGCCGTTCTTCCAGGGCTACAAGTCCCCGGACGGGCAGGTCGTCGCCTGGGGTGACCACTACCTGCGCTTCGGCATCGCGGCCATGGTCATCCAGATGATCGTCATCATTCTTTTCATCCTGGTTCGCTCCAAGACCATCCGCAACGGCAAGCCTTACGAAATCGGCGGTGTCGGCAACGACAAGGAATGGGCCAAGGTTTCCCCGGTCACCTACGTTCTGCCGATCGTCCCCGCCGCTCTGAGCATCTTCTTCAAGTGGCCCGCCGTTCCGTCGCTGCTTCTGGCGACTATCCTGGCCTTCCTCTTGACCGGCAACATGAACTCGATGAAGAAGCTGGTCAGCATCATCGGCTCCACCGCCAAAACCGCCATCGGCGACATCGGCGGGCTGCTCATCATGCTCTTCTGCCTGATGATGTTCCAGGCCGCCGCCATCAAAGCGGTCGGCGTGGTCACCCCGATGCTGGCCCACGTCATCCCGAACAACGAACTCATCCTCATCATCATCGTCCTGGTACTCGCCCCGCTGGCCCTGTTCCGCGGCCCGCTCGAGCTTTACGGCGCAGGCGCGGCGACCATCACCCTGCTGCTGAGCCTTGGCACGTTCAACGTCTGGTTCCTCTACGCTTTGATGGTCATCCCCTCCATGATCGGCATTTCCGCTTGCTTCACACAGTCCTGGAACGCCTGGTCGCTGGAATACACGGGATTGGACACCAAGACCTTCCTGTTCAACGGCGTGCCGGTGGCATGGATCAGCTCCATCTTCATCATGGCCGCTGCGTCCGTGCTGCTGTTCTGA
- a CDS encoding DUF1524 domain-containing protein yields MAVVTTSDSALADTPAADSELATAALDKLPVKGRAPKTGYKRTKFSKAWADVDRNGCDTRNDILRRDLKDKKFKAGTNDCKVMSGTLDDPYTGKTIHFKQGKKTSSKVQIDHVVALSNAWQTGAQKLTADQRKQMANDPYNLLAVDGKANQQKSDGDAATWLPKQKSYRCAYVSRQIGVKTKYDLWVTKAEKAAMQHVLASCPTQVVPVDDGPFALNGVGLQSGVRTGAVPQSSGNSGQASGSNAGSIQPVPVPVPVAASKSSSAPAKRTRTKRTHVKRAHAKPAPAPVAPAPAPAASAVPQGGGDVYYKNCAAVRAAGKAPIYAGQPGYRAALDRDRDGIACEK; encoded by the coding sequence ATGGCGGTGGTGACTACTTCCGACTCGGCGCTCGCGGATACGCCAGCTGCAGATAGTGAATTGGCCACGGCGGCGCTTGACAAGCTGCCCGTCAAGGGGCGCGCACCCAAGACCGGTTATAAACGCACCAAATTTAGCAAGGCCTGGGCCGACGTCGACCGCAATGGCTGCGACACTCGTAACGACATTCTGAGACGTGACCTTAAAGACAAGAAATTCAAGGCCGGAACCAATGATTGCAAGGTGATGTCGGGCACGCTCGATGACCCGTACACCGGCAAGACCATTCATTTCAAGCAGGGCAAGAAGACGTCGTCCAAAGTGCAGATCGACCATGTCGTCGCGCTTTCGAACGCATGGCAGACCGGCGCGCAGAAGCTTACTGCGGACCAACGCAAGCAGATGGCGAACGACCCGTATAACCTGCTGGCGGTCGATGGAAAGGCCAACCAGCAGAAAAGCGACGGTGACGCCGCGACCTGGCTGCCCAAACAGAAGTCCTACCGTTGCGCGTACGTTTCGCGTCAGATCGGCGTGAAAACCAAGTACGACTTGTGGGTCACCAAGGCCGAAAAAGCCGCGATGCAGCACGTGCTTGCATCCTGCCCGACGCAAGTGGTTCCGGTTGATGATGGGCCGTTCGCGCTGAACGGCGTGGGGCTGCAGAGCGGTGTGCGGACGGGCGCCGTTCCTCAGAGTTCCGGCAACTCCGGCCAGGCTAGTGGTAGCAATGCAGGTTCCATCCAGCCCGTTCCCGTTCCGGTTCCCGTTGCTGCGTCCAAGTCTTCATCTGCTCCGGCTAAGCGCACTCGTACAAAGCGCACTCATGTAAAGCGCGCCCACGCTAAGCCTGCTCCTGCCCCTGTCGCACCTGCACCTGCCCCGGCTGCGTCTGCCGTTCCGCAAGGCGGTGGCGACGTGTACTACAAAAACTGCGCTGCAGTCCGTGCCGCCGGCAAAGCCCCGATTTACGCCGGCCAGCCTGGTTATCGCGCTGCCCTCGACCGCGATCGCGACGGAATAGCCTGCGAAAAATAA
- a CDS encoding DUF1516 family protein → MVWAWMHLVVGVVLVVAVAVGLLGPAKMTKIWAMIARVCYILIIVSGIVLIVHAWPHITVLLVVKIVLAIALIALAEIGFAKKSKDTASAVAIWVPIALVIVVMVVGLVVSHGFPLIMK, encoded by the coding sequence ATGGTTTGGGCTTGGATGCATTTGGTTGTTGGAGTGGTGCTGGTCGTCGCGGTGGCCGTGGGGCTACTGGGGCCGGCGAAGATGACCAAGATCTGGGCGATGATTGCCCGCGTCTGCTATATCCTCATTATTGTGAGCGGCATCGTGCTGATTGTGCACGCCTGGCCGCATATCACTGTGCTGCTGGTGGTCAAGATCGTTCTTGCGATTGCGCTGATTGCGCTCGCGGAAATCGGTTTCGCCAAGAAAAGCAAGGATACGGCGTCGGCCGTTGCCATTTGGGTTCCGATTGCGCTGGTCATCGTGGTCATGGTGGTCGGCCTTGTGGTCTCCCACGGTTTCCCGCTCATCAT
- a CDS encoding type II toxin-antitoxin system YafQ family toxin, whose translation MLDVFYEPAFLRDVRRLKRKHYDMTKLNDALDTLQSQDKSLLSTKYRDHALKGNLKAFRELHIEGDWLLVYQLSRNSLTLTLTRTGSHDDVLRQQ comes from the coding sequence ATGCTTGACGTATTTTACGAACCCGCTTTTCTGCGAGACGTACGCAGACTCAAACGCAAGCACTACGACATGACGAAACTCAATGATGCCCTCGACACGTTGCAGTCACAAGACAAGTCTTTATTATCCACCAAATACCGCGACCATGCGTTGAAGGGGAATCTTAAAGCCTTTCGCGAGTTACACATCGAAGGTGATTGGTTACTTGTTTATCAACTTTCACGAAATTCATTGACTTTAACCCTGACGAGAACCGGCAGTCACGACGATGTCCTGCGACAACAATGA
- a CDS encoding MFS transporter, giving the protein MAVKGARTYRNPSYLESSAGIFMFFCSWGIWWSFFSIWLTSPEPKGLGMTAAQQGDIYSANSLVTLIIMFVYGVIQDNLGIKRRLVIVISCIAAFVGPFAQFIYTPMLKAGGTTKFIGVLIGSVVLSAGFMAGCSLVEALTERYSRKFGFEYGQSRAWGSFGYAIVALVAGFLFNKSMMYNFWLGSLFGLGMLCIYVFWRPEEQKEELKKEADPNAPRTNPTVKEMVSVLTMGSLWLLIIFVIFTNTFYTVFDQQMFPSYYKSLFANPDQGAQWYSVLNACEVFCESIMMGVVPIIMDHIGVRNSLLLGTCVMFLRIGLCGVFHDPVMISFVKMFHAIETPLFMLPVFRYFTLHYDTKLSATLYMVGFQIASQVGQVLMSHPLGALRDALGPQKTFFTISGIVILALIYGFFIIKKDDQQVGGDPFIRIKDRKKMEAAKSQDQAQVSA; this is encoded by the coding sequence ATGGCAGTCAAAGGTGCCAGAACCTATCGGAACCCCTCATATCTTGAGAGCTCCGCAGGTATTTTCATGTTCTTCTGCTCGTGGGGCATTTGGTGGTCCTTCTTCTCGATCTGGCTGACAAGCCCAGAACCGAAGGGCCTCGGGATGACCGCGGCCCAGCAAGGCGATATCTACTCCGCCAATTCGCTGGTCACTCTTATCATTATGTTCGTCTACGGCGTCATCCAGGACAACCTGGGCATCAAGCGCCGTCTGGTGATCGTGATTTCCTGCATCGCGGCCTTCGTCGGCCCGTTCGCGCAGTTCATCTACACCCCAATGCTCAAGGCCGGCGGCACCACCAAGTTCATCGGTGTCCTGATCGGCTCCGTCGTGCTTTCGGCAGGCTTCATGGCCGGCTGCTCACTGGTCGAGGCACTGACCGAGCGCTATAGCCGCAAGTTCGGCTTCGAATACGGCCAGTCCCGCGCATGGGGCTCCTTCGGCTACGCCATCGTGGCCCTCGTCGCCGGCTTCCTGTTCAACAAGAGCATGATGTACAACTTCTGGCTCGGCTCCCTCTTCGGCCTCGGCATGCTGTGCATCTACGTCTTCTGGCGTCCTGAAGAACAGAAGGAAGAACTCAAGAAGGAGGCCGACCCCAACGCGCCGCGCACCAACCCGACCGTCAAGGAAATGGTCTCCGTGCTGACGATGGGTTCGCTGTGGCTGCTGATCATCTTCGTGATCTTCACCAACACCTTCTACACCGTTTTCGACCAGCAGATGTTCCCGAGCTATTACAAGAGCCTCTTCGCCAACCCCGACCAAGGCGCGCAATGGTACTCCGTCCTGAACGCCTGCGAAGTGTTCTGCGAATCGATCATGATGGGCGTTGTCCCAATCATCATGGACCACATCGGCGTACGCAATTCGCTGCTGCTCGGCACCTGCGTGATGTTCCTGCGTATCGGCCTGTGCGGCGTCTTCCACGACCCGGTGATGATCTCCTTCGTCAAGATGTTCCACGCCATCGAGACCCCGCTCTTCATGCTGCCTGTCTTCCGCTACTTCACGCTGCATTACGACACGAAGCTATCGGCCACGCTTTACATGGTCGGTTTCCAGATCGCCTCGCAGGTCGGCCAGGTGCTGATGTCCCACCCGCTGGGTGCGTTGCGTGACGCCCTCGGCCCGCAGAAGACCTTCTTCACCATTTCCGGCATCGTCATCCTCGCCTTGATTTACGGCTTCTTCATCATCAAGAAGGACGACCAGCAGGTGGGCGGCGATCCGTTCATCCGCATCAAGGACCGCAAGAAGATGGAAGCGGCCAAGAGCCAGGATCAGGCTCAGGTCTCTGCCTGA
- a CDS encoding dihydrodipicolinate synthase family protein gives MNMNKNLDGVICPSITITKENGDIDYEAWGRHLDHLVTAGIDGILIFGSIGEFYAFPLDVKEKVTDFAVKRVAGRTNVFIGVGGTNPDEVVELTRYASKAGADAVVAVAPYYFGPSDASAKDYYAMICEATSIPVILYNFPPRTGMDLSPALVAELVKAHPEIVGIKDTVDTISHTRKMIAAVRPVNPDFRVFSGFDEYYTPNRIAGGNGVICGLTNAKPELFHKMNEAYLSGDYATSLECAKKINKLMAIYDTADLFVSAIKGAVKAEEGPISTDIRRPAVQLTEQQFEQIKQLLNV, from the coding sequence ATGAATATGAACAAGAATCTCGATGGAGTCATTTGCCCATCCATCACCATCACCAAGGAGAACGGTGACATAGACTACGAGGCATGGGGCAGGCATCTGGACCATCTGGTCACGGCCGGCATCGATGGCATCCTCATCTTCGGCAGTATCGGTGAGTTCTACGCGTTCCCGCTGGATGTAAAGGAGAAGGTCACGGACTTCGCCGTCAAGCGCGTTGCCGGCCGCACCAATGTGTTCATCGGCGTTGGCGGCACCAATCCTGACGAGGTCGTGGAGCTGACCCGCTACGCCTCCAAGGCCGGTGCCGATGCCGTTGTGGCCGTCGCTCCGTATTACTTCGGCCCGTCCGACGCTTCGGCCAAGGATTATTACGCGATGATCTGCGAAGCCACGTCCATCCCGGTGATCCTCTACAACTTCCCGCCTCGCACGGGCATGGATCTCTCGCCGGCGCTGGTCGCGGAACTGGTGAAGGCCCATCCGGAAATCGTCGGTATCAAGGACACCGTCGACACCATCAGCCACACCCGCAAGATGATCGCCGCGGTCCGTCCGGTCAACCCCGACTTCCGCGTCTTCTCCGGCTTCGACGAGTATTACACTCCTAACCGCATCGCCGGCGGCAACGGCGTGATCTGCGGCCTGACCAACGCCAAGCCGGAACTCTTCCACAAGATGAACGAAGCCTATCTGTCCGGCGACTATGCCACTTCGCTCGAATGCGCCAAGAAGATCAACAAGCTGATGGCGATCTACGACACGGCCGATCTGTTTGTCTCGGCCATCAAGGGCGCGGTCAAGGCCGAGGAAGGCCCGATTTCCACGGACATCCGCAGGCCCGCCGTCCAGCTCACCGAGCAGCAGTTCGAGCAGATCAAGCAGCTGCTGAATGTGTGA
- a CDS encoding sucrose-6-phosphate hydrolase: protein MTTTYPVYHEIHDHDKELAKAEASVDELELERVDRWYPKFHIASNAGWINDPNGLCYYKGRWHVYYQLHPYGTQWGPMHWGHVSSTDMVSWRRDPIAMAPSLEEEKDGVFSGCAVIDDDDKLRFYYTGHRWMNGKDSSEGQWQVQMEAVAEDDDATKLNKLGMVIDCPLDKAKDHFRDPKVWKQDGVWTMIHGVSTIDGHGQIWLYTSKDMTNWEFQYVLFDDPDPDVFMLECPDFFPLKDKDGNTKWVIVFSAMGSKSQGYMNRNENNAGYMIGTWTPGEPFKPETGLRLLDCGANYYAPQSFEANGRRIMYGWMSPFSENAPMQSDGWCGQMTLPRECTLGPDGDLRTVPVPEIDKLRINTFEHSARPLEANEEILLDEDAEAVEIELDIDLKHTTAERAGLKVHATPDGSYTYVAFDAQAGTVVVDRQAAARGDRGYRAAKLTEAELNADELKLHVYVDRGSVEVYVNDGRHVLSSYSYPSDGPRAIRLSAESGTLTPTRLTIHDMRSIGLE from the coding sequence ATGACCACCACATATCCCGTTTACCATGAGATCCACGACCATGACAAGGAACTTGCCAAAGCCGAGGCAAGCGTCGACGAGCTCGAGCTGGAACGCGTGGACCGCTGGTATCCCAAGTTCCACATCGCCTCGAACGCCGGCTGGATCAACGATCCGAACGGCCTGTGCTACTACAAAGGCCGCTGGCACGTCTACTACCAGCTTCACCCCTACGGCACCCAATGGGGCCCGATGCACTGGGGTCACGTTTCCAGTACCGACATGGTTTCCTGGCGCCGCGATCCGATTGCGATGGCCCCCAGCCTTGAAGAGGAAAAGGACGGCGTCTTCTCCGGTTGCGCCGTCATCGATGACGACGACAAGCTGCGTTTCTATTACACCGGCCATCGCTGGATGAACGGCAAGGACAGTTCCGAGGGCCAGTGGCAGGTGCAGATGGAGGCTGTGGCCGAAGACGACGACGCCACCAAGCTGAACAAGCTCGGCATGGTGATCGATTGCCCATTGGACAAGGCCAAAGACCACTTCCGCGACCCGAAAGTCTGGAAGCAGGACGGCGTGTGGACGATGATCCATGGTGTCTCCACCATCGACGGTCACGGCCAGATCTGGCTGTACACCTCCAAGGACATGACCAACTGGGAATTCCAGTACGTCCTCTTCGACGACCCGGACCCGGATGTGTTCATGCTCGAATGTCCCGACTTCTTCCCCCTGAAGGACAAGGACGGCAACACCAAGTGGGTCATCGTCTTTTCGGCGATGGGCTCGAAATCGCAAGGCTATATGAACCGCAACGAAAACAACGCCGGCTATATGATCGGCACCTGGACACCTGGCGAGCCGTTCAAGCCAGAAACCGGTCTGCGTTTGCTCGATTGCGGCGCCAACTACTACGCGCCCCAGTCCTTCGAGGCCAACGGCCGTCGCATCATGTACGGCTGGATGAGCCCGTTCAGCGAGAACGCGCCCATGCAATCCGACGGTTGGTGTGGCCAGATGACCCTGCCACGCGAATGCACTCTCGGCCCTGACGGCGACCTGCGCACGGTGCCGGTGCCTGAAATCGACAAGCTGCGCATCAACACCTTCGAGCATTCCGCCCGTCCGCTTGAGGCCAACGAGGAGATTCTTCTTGACGAGGACGCCGAGGCCGTGGAGATCGAGCTGGATATCGACCTGAAGCACACCACCGCCGAACGCGCGGGGCTGAAGGTCCACGCCACCCCCGACGGCTCCTACACCTACGTCGCCTTCGACGCGCAAGCCGGCACCGTGGTGGTCGACCGTCAGGCTGCCGCCCGCGGCGATCGCGGTTACCGTGCAGCCAAGTTAACCGAAGCCGAACTGAACGCCGACGAGCTGAAGCTGCACGTCTACGTCGATCGCGGTTCGGTCGAGGTCTACGTCAACGACGGCCGTCACGTCCTGAGCTCCTACAGCTACCCGTCCGACGGCCCCCGCGCCATCCGCCTTTCCGCGGAATCCGGCACACTGACCCCGACGCGCCTGACTATTCACGACATGCGCAGCATCGGTCTGGAGTAA
- a CDS encoding LacI family DNA-binding transcriptional regulator, protein MTTIKEVAQKAGASVTAVSMALNHREDGHVKKELAEHIRETAKKMGYRPNPLARSLRTSRTHTIGFISEEIATTPYAGGMILGAQDAASELGYMMLLVNTDGNADETSEIAALKRYGVDGYLYAKMYDRISHIPASLKNEKTVLINANDADGRVPYITPDEVAIGYDATKRLAEAGAKRIAYIGCSDNLIAEPLRFKGYKQALADARIPFNPGLAAKVPNDGPALKTVSTLFDEQQPDGFFCFNDARTWYVYQCAAQRGLQVGRDISVVGIDNNRIIKETFEPRPTTLELPHYEMGYWGARKLISMIENRTLDDAAPDENQTAAQIPSLDTPNPVRIRCKLLERGSLVGTSEK, encoded by the coding sequence ATGACCACGATCAAAGAGGTAGCGCAGAAAGCCGGGGCGTCGGTGACAGCCGTTTCGATGGCGCTCAACCATCGCGAGGACGGGCACGTCAAGAAGGAACTTGCCGAGCACATCCGCGAAACCGCCAAGAAAATGGGCTACCGACCCAATCCCCTCGCCCGCTCCCTGCGCACCAGCCGCACACACACCATCGGCTTCATCAGCGAAGAGATCGCCACCACCCCGTACGCAGGCGGGATGATCCTCGGCGCGCAGGACGCGGCCAGCGAGTTGGGCTACATGATGCTGCTGGTCAACACAGACGGCAATGCCGACGAAACCAGCGAAATCGCCGCCCTGAAACGTTACGGGGTCGACGGCTATCTCTATGCAAAAATGTATGACAGAATCTCTCACATCCCAGCCAGCCTCAAGAACGAAAAAACCGTGCTGATCAATGCCAACGATGCCGACGGACGCGTGCCGTATATCACCCCTGACGAGGTCGCCATCGGCTACGACGCCACGAAACGCCTGGCCGAGGCAGGCGCCAAGCGCATCGCCTACATCGGCTGCAGCGATAATCTCATCGCCGAGCCATTGCGTTTCAAAGGCTACAAGCAGGCGCTAGCCGACGCCAGAATACCCTTCAACCCCGGTCTGGCGGCAAAAGTGCCAAACGACGGCCCAGCCCTCAAAACCGTCTCCACGCTCTTCGACGAACAGCAACCGGACGGCTTTTTCTGCTTCAACGATGCCCGCACCTGGTACGTCTACCAGTGCGCGGCCCAGCGAGGTTTGCAAGTCGGCCGTGACATCTCCGTGGTCGGCATCGACAACAACCGCATCATCAAGGAGACCTTCGAACCCCGCCCAACCACCCTCGAGCTGCCCCATTATGAAATGGGCTATTGGGGCGCTCGCAAGCTGATTTCGATGATCGAAAACCGCACGCTTGATGACGCTGCTCCCGACGAAAACCAAACCGCCGCGCAAATTCCGTCGCTCGACACCCCGAATCCGGTACGTATCCGCTGCAAGTTGCTCGAGCGCGGCTCGCTGGTCGGCACATCCGAAAAGTAG